GTCACTATGTAACTATAACTATCTATCAATCTATCtatctgtgtgtgtatatatatatatatatatatatatatatatatatatatatacataactACATATAACTATTATTCAGCCTTGAGGAGACTGAGGCAAGACTTCATTGTGATCTTCAACATCCTAATGAGGAGAGGCAAAGGGGCAGGTACTGATCTCTTCATTCTTGTGACCAGTAGCAGCACTCAAGGAAAGGATGTGAAGCTGtgggggaggtttaggttggatatcaggaaaaatggttttcacccagagggtggttgatAACTGGAACAAGTCATAGCATTGAGCCTGTCTGAGttaaagaagcattttaacAATGCtgtcaggcacatggtgggattcttggggtcTCCtccacagggccaggagtttgGCTCAATGATTGTGATGGatcagcatattctgtgattccaatACTGGCTCCTTGGCAGGAACTGAAACTGATTTATGGAGGCACCCTCCAGTCTCAGTGACGTGGCCTCCTGCGAGCTGGAGAGCCTTTGGGGCTGCTGGCCCTCCTTTTTCGTGGTTGACGTGGTTCCCCAGCTGAAGGATCACTGTCCCTAATGAAATTAGGAGGGCCTGGGCACAGCCTTTCTGGTTCCTCCTGGGGCTCTTGTTCCACATGGATGGCAGTGGAAGCAGAGGGGTGTGTACTTGTACCCCAACCAATGGCACTAGATGAGGTGCTAGGCATCTCATCCACACTGGATCTTGCTGGATCAGGGGTAAGAGATGAAGAGCTGTCCTCCTGCCCTGTGGCACCACAGGTGTCCTGCTGGTGTGGCAGGTGGCGGTCCTCCCTGCAAcgctgctgctcagggatgtgtgtgtgctggGCCCTGGAGGTTGCTGTTTCAAACAGCATCTCCAAGCTCTGACAGAACCATGAGTGCAGGGTCTGTTGTATTGCTGAGTTGGCAGAGAAACAGCTCATCCAGTTCGGGAGCTGGAAGCCGCCCACGAAATGCTGGACATCTCCCGCTGTCACCCGCTGTTGATGTGCTCCAGGGCGATGGAGGTTGGGAGCATCTGGCTCTCTGTGAGCTCTTCTTGCTGGGAAGACTACTGGTGGTGTCACGGGTGGAGTGATGGCGTGCTCCTCAAAATCATCATCCGCCCGCAGTGAGTGCAGGATGGAGGTCATCTTCCCCTTGCACAAGGGGCACTGGGTTTTGTTGTCGGCCCACCGCAGGATGCAGGCATAGCAGAAGCAGTGCAGGCACGGCATCACAAAGCTGGGCTCCCTCCAGCTGTCCAGACAGATGGGACAGCGGTCCTCCACCTCTTTGTCCGTGCTGCCCCCGCGCTGCAGTGGGCTGGGGGGAACTTGGGATGGTGAGCCATTCCCccttgctgcttctgcagcagtgCCCTCCATGCTGGGGAAGGGCAAGAGACACAATAGTCACTGATGggcccagggagcagaggaagagacACCCAGCTCTCTCAGGAAGGAAaccctcccagctccccagggtGACGTGTCCCTGTCCAGCTCACCTCGGCTGCTGTGAGCACACCTTCCTCAAGCCCCGGCTGCCTGAACCTGGCATGGCCGGGGAATGTCCTTCAGTGGCTCTGGAGTGAATGACTGAGTGCTGTGACCAGCTCTCAGCTCACTGCCGGCTCCAAGGCCTGGCACTCCGCACCTCGCGTCCTGCTCGGCTGGAGTCCGTGCGCAGGCTGGCTGGGTCAGATTCCGTGCCCAGGTATGAACGGTCAGGGCAGGTGACACCACAGTCATTGCTTGGAGGCACCTTGGTTCCTTCCTTGGTGACCTTGGAACCCATCGCTTGGGCTGTTAGCAACACCAGAACCCGTTGCTCGGGGCTGGCATGGCCCTGGGCCGTCCCTGCCATGGCgctgcctggcagctctgtgggccCAGCACGTGTCTCAGGGGTTGTCCCTGCCCACCCCGTCCCCTGTCTTGTGCTCAGCATCGGTGTTTCCCACCAGCCCCCCAGGCCTCTGCCGTgtctgcccagggctggcaggttGCTCTGGCTGTGTCAGATGTTTCTGGGTATGCGTGGCCAGAGGGTTCACGTGGTAACACCTCATGGTGCCCTTGGAGCTCTGTTGCTGCAGGCCATTCCTCTGGGCTGGTTCTTCTGCCAGTATCTCTCCCTCTTACACACTTGCCATGCTTAGTTCTTTTTCTCCATGATATCTCTGCTGGATTTCACAGGACTGGTGATCTCCTATTCCCTTCTCTCTGGCTTGCTTGTTCAGATAAAGCAAGCCTTCCTGCCCTCTCACCTACTGCCACCTTGCAGTTGTACCTTGTGTCCTTCCTCAGGCTGTGAGCCTGCAGTCAGGGCCTGGAAAGATGAGCAGAAGGTTGGAAATGATTGCTGGTTGTTCGGATCAGTGCAGTGAAGCCATTCCTGATTTTGTTTTACCTGGTGGTTTATTCCTAGCCTAAAGCTGGTCTTTTGAGTGAATCCCTGAGCAGATTTGTGTCCAGCCTAGGCCATGCTGAAAGGAGCATTTCTTCTTTGTGACTAACCACAGtacacagaggaagaaaaattgtaAGTTTTGGATAGCTACCTAAATGGCATTTCTGATAAAGCTCTGCAACAGATATGTGAAACTAGTTTAGTGCTTTAATGTGTAGAGAGCATGTGCCACAGTGGTATCCACAGGGACCGGGAGCTGAGTGATGCAGGTCCTTGtcttgctgcagcagcaaagtgaGGTGAGGGAAAGACTGCTTTGAAGTGCAGTTGTGAGTGAGTGGAGAGACATGAAGGGGTGAGCTAGTGGGACTGAGTGAGAGGACTCTTCCCAAACCACGAGTGTACTTGTATCCTGATTAATTATAGTCCAGACATTGCCTTTAGCAAGCCACACAACTTCACCAGTTTTAAAGTCCTAAGTCTGTTCCCATGTGTTTCATAAAGCTCAGTTAGCAGATTGCTTTGCAAAAAACTTCTAAAACTTTATATCCTCCTCCCTTTGTCTTCTTTGGGACCTGTGGAAGGTTTTTGAGGCAGGTTGATGGAGCAAGCTGGCCCCAGAgagcccctgcccatggcccaGGGAGCAAAACTGTTATCTCTTGTGGAAATCTTGGCAGATCATCAGGATCAGGAAGTTTGTGATCTGAAGCTATATCGAGAGCTGATCCTCATCCTGACAGAGGGTGAGCCTCTCCTGTCTTTGTGTTCTTGTGGGGAATGGCATCCTTTGTGCCTCACCAACCTCTGAGTCATTCTCAGAGGCAGAGatggcagggaaaggagggagctGCCTCGCTGTTGCTCCTTGCTGGCCAGGTTGGCCTGCTACCCTCACCACAGCTTCTCTCTAGCCTTGGGTGAACCCCAGCCGTCTGCAACGGGCCACCCTGAGattgcagggctgctgccacccTCCAGTGCAGAGCCAGGGACCAGCAGGAGAGCTCCTGCCTCCATCTCTGAAGCTGTgggtgatatttttttttttaatttggttggttttgggtttttttaattctttggtGGTTGCTACTTCCTCTTGCCCAAGATTTCTTAGCCAGCGCTCAGGGAGAACTTGCCTTAAACGGGAAGTATAACCAAATCCATTGCAAATTAGCAGTTAAACTGACAGAAGGACGTTGGAGTTTTTAGTTGTTGCGTTTTAAAGTTGGCCAAGTCATGCTGTGGATATAAAAGGATTGTTCTTCACACTCTGGCATGCTGGTGAGGAGGCTACTGTGGTGTGTCCACACAACGTGGCTGAACATGGCATAATTTGGTTTGAAATAAACTTGAtgactttcttttcctctgtctgAATTAATATTGGGGGTTTATAAGAACAGAGAGTAAAATGCATCATGTCCTCATTTTTCTGACAGCTGGCACATAGAGATGCCGTTGTTTAGGAGAAGGCCACTCACCAGTCCATCCCCAGCCATGTGGAAAATGTTAGTGGTGCTGTATCTTGGATACAGCACCTCTATTTTCCAAAGAGATGAACACTGTTAAGTGTATctttctgcaggagctgagcctCCGTTTAGGATTCTGGGATCTCTTTTTCtgatcttttctttcctgctgagTGCTGAGGTATTTCTGGGGTAGGTGCCAGGGCTGTTCTCTCACTAATGATTCATGTGCCCTTCGCATGTTGCTCTGCAAAATGACATGTAACAGCGTGTACCCAGTATTTACGTTACGTTGGCTTGGCTCTCCAAACATGTACTTTTGCTTTCATCTCGGAAGTTGTGCCGCTCCAATAGATTTGTGGTGCTGCTGTTGGTAGAAGTTATTCAGACGTTAATTTTTGGAGTATTTGGGGCCACTGGTGAAGCGCCCAGTGCTCTGCTGCATCACAGTTTCTAAAGATGGTATGTGTGCAAAGGGACTCTGGTGCTGAGCACGTGAGATGGTCTGGCACTTGGCTCTGAGCTCTAATGCTGCACTGTAGCTCCTTTATTCGTACCCTGTCAAAAAAGGGTGATGAACCATAATGTGAGAACTGTGTAGCTATGAGGATCCATGCAAATAAAACCCCTCTTAAATACAGATCTCAGTGCGAGTGAGCAgtgagcagccaggagggcacaGGGGGGGGGGTTGTagagccctggctggggccAGGGATCCCTCTCGACCTCAGATTTTCTAATATGTTCCTAATAGAGTTGTGGCTTTTGCAGAGCAGATACAGCATGTGAAGGGAGACCACTGATTCAATTCCTGGAGACCACTAGAGAGCCATTAGCTGGTAATGGCTTTCAAACTGTCCTGGGCTGGTGGTGGAGCGTGTGTCTCCCTCACCTTTATGTGTAACACTTTCAAGTTTATAACGTTTTTCTAAATGACTCAGTAGCGTGTGCTAGGCTTTTGGTGGCCCACTTGAAACGCTCTTAGAAGggtttgcttttcagaaagacCTAAGTGTTATCCTTAGAAATTCAGGCTCTTTTTCAGGGTAGTAACGTATCTTCAGTCTGTGTGCTTAACGTACGACACGCACCGGTCGGCCCATTGGCCTCTTCCAGGATTGCAATTCTGCATTGCTGCAGAGGCACTAGAAAAGTATAGAAGTGTAAATATGGTAAAGATATGCAGTTGAAATATGCTCCACAGCTGTGCTAGATCAGGACCCATAGCGAGGGATAAAGGTTGATTCTGGAAAGCACCATTCAACTTTTCTTACTCTTTATGCTTTTACATCCAGACCATTCAGAGATACATAGAGCCCTTATAAACTTTCAGAGTACCTAGTGAGGAATCAGTTGTAACAATATAAACTAAGAAAAAGAGGCCCTTTTATTCTTAACCTGTGATTTGTCTAGTACAAGTTTCTGTtctaggaatttttttttcctaggagaaagaaaataccttcaGAGCCTCCCTTTTTCCACAAAATTTATGTCCTGAGTGATCCAGACAGTAAAACTCCATGAAGATCTATGTTATTTGAGaaatactattaaaaattaatccaaTTTTCTATTCTTCTGGTgtaaataaatgacaaaaaaaaaacagcttgaAATCAAAATGGCCACTTTCTGAGTTTTAGGCAGAATAAAAGGCTGTTTATCCTTTCCACTTTATTTTAAGCCATGGTTTTACTATTCAAGAAACAAATTCTAATCAGCCACCGTATCAGACAAATGGGAGCTTTAGTGAGAGGTTCGTATGTTGGGAGGGAGCACTAAGATTCTCATTATAGTGCATGTCTGAATAATTAGTAGGACCACTCTGCACTTTTTTTGGCAATAAGAAGAAACTCTCCGTTCAGTGCAGCGACAGACTGACAGGAGCATCGAGCAGTGCAGTCATTAGTGTGTGTCTGCCATCAATGTCATGTTATGGTGTCAAATTAGTTAGTGCCCCCTCCGGAGCCAAGCTGGACCTGCAAATTATCCTCCTACATCCCAGGAAACCGTGTTTGCTAAACCTCAGATCAAATGGGAACAAATGATTAACATGGCTCATAAATTAACTACTTTACAGGCTTATAACTTTTTACAAGTAGATaataaagacagaattttttagGACTGTGTTGTGTTTACTTCAAAGCTGTGATGTAttctggttttgggtttttttttttctttgcctatTTGTTGTAGATAGGTTTGCTTTTCTCTCAGGGGATAAAAAAATTGTATACAGCCAAGGAAATAATGTTTAGAAAATCTAGTGTCCTAAAGGAAGCAAATGTAAATCCACTGAAAACAATATAATTAAGTTTGTTATCTCATTGCCTGATAAGTCGCTGACAATAGTCTTTCTTCTTGTAGTGGCAGTTGTTCATTAATGAGTTCACCAATTAAGTTTGAAAGATTACAGCCTTTGCCAAGAGGATTTATCTGTTTAAAAGCATTATATTTTTTGTGATACATTCTTACCATATTGTAAGCCTCTTTGTTAAAGAGGTATAAGACTACCTCTTAAACACATTAAATCCTATTACAGgcccaaaaataattttacaatcTGTTTACACATTAGCATCTACAAAACTGTAACAAATCTGTCCAGAGATGTCTGTTTTGAGAATAGGATGCTAACAGATAGTGCACTCTCTTGAAGCTGGATTGCCCTTGTGAAACGAGTGCTTTTTTGCTGCAGAATAATTGTTTTATAATGATTTATGACTATGCaaataatattctttttataTCTCCCCctttttaaatctcttctcAGCTGCGTTTTTTAACCAATGCAGAAATAGTACTGAATTTTTAGTGCTCTTTTATAGCTTTTGAAtctaaaataaactgaaaagagTAAGTTTTGTGCTTTCTATATATTAAAGTCTCGTTCCCCCACATGCAAGCTACTGTTACCTTTCTTTTGTACCTTCAAGGGGGTGAGTAAGCCTTGATGTCAGAGATCAAATCAGCATTTTGGAAAGGGCCTAGCATGCAAAAACGTGCAAAATATATCTATTCATAAGAAAAACGTCTGAAAATGCCAGAGGTTATGCTCAGTTTATCTGTCAGCAAGTTTAACTTAAAGTAGGTGGTAGTCAATTTAGTAAATACTTTACTAATACTGTAACTATAAAGAACCATGAGTGCAGTCTCAGCATCCTGACCCATGCACACTTTAATCACTCTGCTAGGGAAACACGCTGTGCTGCAGATTAGCAGTAACATTTAAAACACAAGTAATTTCTGCAGGAGGGTATGCTTGTGTACAGTCATAGtgaaaacaggagagaaaatcatGCTCTTTAGTTAATCCTGGGAAAGAAGACTTGTTGTTGTTGCTTATATATCCAGTGAACCTGGGCCCATCCTGTTCTGAGTAATACTAGTGTAGATCTGTGGACTTTATCAGGGATAATCCTGTGACgttattttttctgaagtttcgGTGCCTCTTTCCCGGgtcttcctcttctccctccagTGTGCTCATTGCTGTCCTTTACATGCAACTTTCCCGGgtcttcctcttctccctccagTGTGCTCATTGCTGTCCTTTACATGCAACTGAAGGAAGAGGCAAGAGTGATTTCACACACCAGAGCTGCCCTAAAGCTCGTTGCTCTGAATTCCTTGTTGCCACATGCCTGCAgacctgctcctggcacagagccctctccctccagcctggcccatTCCCTGGTGATGCCCCAGCTTCcagaagcagcagtgctgtaGCAGAGCCCCACGGGCAGGGTGGCAACaccttggggttttttaagctTGATATTTCCCTGTCACTTTGCCTTTCCCTATGAAGTCAGGCCCTGGGCAATGCATTTCCCCTGGATGGTTTCCCAACCCCTCTTAGGAAACGACAAGGATATTTGCTAATATGATAAACCAGCTGGGAACTGCATCCCCAGTTCAATCGTGCCTTAATGTTTCTCATCACTTTCTTACATGTAAAGTGCCTGCAGTGAGCTGGTAGCTCATAGCTGAGCAGTTAATAAATGTGATATATCCCCAAAGCATTGCACCAgatgcccagcagcagctctaaATCAGCAGGGCTGCCCCAGATCTGCCACCGGTGGGGGGCTCTGGTTCACATCACCTTGAAAAACTTAAACCTCTGAGGTTCTAGCAACAGAGTTAAAGGTGGGACTTTGTGTTTGACTAGCCACCTTATTGTGGTTTAAATATTACTTCATTGGAAATAAGACCACCCACCACCTCACACATGCTGTGTATGCTGTTGTCCTACATGTGGCATTTAGGGGAATAATGAAATTATACCTGTGGGATAGTGCTACTTGGTGCCTAGTTAGCAAGACAAAATTACTCCTggttgtgaaaaaaaaaattgtaaattaaACGTACTGTGAATTGCCTAATTGTTGAGAAAAACATGGGAGGTTTTTTCACATCTTTGGCCTTTGCCAAAATCAAACTTATGGTACTTCTCAAAATACTGActgctttcctttccccccaccTCAGCACACTTGGTACCTGGTGAGAAACACTGCTGGATGCTTCTGTGGATCTGTGATAACTGGGTTGATGTGGAGCGCAGGGGGGTTGCCTCCATCACATCATGGCTGTTGAACTGTCCCAAGCAGCTCTCTTTAGTCTGCAATTTCTGAGGAAGCTGCGGTAGTCCCAAATCAgactttttcttcacttctaGCCCCCCTTGACTTCTTGTGTCTTTGCTCCCTTCCTTACCTTCACCCAACCACATAATTGCTTTATATTGCTTTAACACGCCAATCTGTGAAACTGCTCCATTTTCTCAGTTATTGGGCTATTTTCCTTGTTCTTTTGCGATAGAAATCCTAAGAGATTGTGCCTTTTGCACAATAGCAGATTTATGTTTAAGGAGACTGGCAGTCCTTGGAGAATGGGAAGTCTCGTGTCTTCATCCTCGGATGATGATACTGAAGAGAGGATTTCTAGTACCAGTAGGCTTGCATGTAGGCATGTGAAAATGATGCCAAAAGCCTATTTGATCTAAATGCATGCATTCACAAGTGTGGGGGGGAAAATGCTGATTCTGATATTGAACACTGCAGTCTGCTTTGTGTTCTAACCTAAGTGGAGCAAGCTGGCTTAAAtcatcaaatatttttgaacTCTGCATGGAGGCGGCTGTTGTCTTACAGAGTGAAGGCAAAGCTGACATGTACTGGCATGCTCGGAGCAGACTTTATAGCACTGAATAAGGATCACATCGTATTTAAATCACAACAGGACAAACCACCCAACCTTGCGTACCCTTGGGAGTGGGGAACACCCCTGGCACTTCCTTTTAGGGTGGGAAAGCTCGTTTCCAGATACGTCCCAGGTACTGATAAGGAACTTGGAAGCTTTAGTTAAACTGAGTTAATCAtggttgttttcatttttatggtaCATGTTGATGTGTTTGCAGTGACActctgctgatttttctttcatgctgtttaaaaagaaaaaccaagaaaacaatgTCCTGTTTGCAGTGAACAAGAGCTTGAGGGTACAGCATGG
This region of Vidua chalybeata isolate OUT-0048 chromosome 12, bVidCha1 merged haplotype, whole genome shotgun sequence genomic DNA includes:
- the LOC128794393 gene encoding uncharacterized protein LOC128794393 yields the protein MPGSGSRGLRKVCSQQPSMEGTAAEAARGNGSPSQVPPSPLQRGGSTDKEVEDRCPICLDSWREPSFVMPCLHCFCYACILRWADNKTQCPLCKGKMTSILHSLRADDDFEEHAITPPVTPPVVFPARRAHREPDAPNLHRPGAHQQRVTAGDVQHFVGGFQLPNWMSCFSANSAIQQTLHSWFCQSLEMLFETATSRAQHTHIPEQQRCREDRHLPHQQDTCGATGQEDSSSSLTPDPARSSVDEMPSTSSSAIGWGTSTHPSASTAIHVEQEPQEEPERLCPGPPNFIRDSDPSAGEPRQPRKRRASSPKGSPARRRPRH